The DNA region GAGCCCGGCCAGGGTCAACGCCCGCCACGCTATGCGCAGTTCGACGCCGAGCGCCGCCTCGTCGGGGCCGTGCCCGCAGACGTCGCCGATCATCACGTGGACGGTGCCGTCGGGCGTACGGACCGTGTCGTAGAAGTCCCCGCCGAGCAGCGCGCGGCTGCGGCCGGGGCGGTAGCGGGCCGCGAAGCGCAGATCGGAGCCGTCGAGCAGGGGCGTGGGGAGCAGGCCGCGTTCGAGGCGGGCGTTCTCCTGGGCGCGCAGTGTGGACTCGGTGAGCTGGTGCTGGGCGACGTCGGCGCGCTTGCGCTCGACGGCGTACCGGATGGCGCGGCTGAGCAGCCGGCCGTCGAGTTCGTCGCGGAAGAGGTAGTCCTGGGCGCCGACCCGTACCGCCGCGGCGGCCAGCTCGGTGTCGTCCTCCGCCGTGAGGGCGAGGACGGCGTGGCGCGGGGCGATCCGCAGGACGTGCTTGAGGGTGGCGAGCCGGTCGGCTCCCTCCGCGTCCCCGGCCCCGGAGGCGCGGGTCTCGCTGCCGACGGGCAGGGCCAGGTCCAGCAGGATGCAGTCGACGTCGTCCGTGAGGAGCCGGCCCGCCTCGGTCAGGTTGCGGGCGGTTCGGAGGCGCACTCTCGTGCCGGCCGAGGCCGGGAGCTCGGGGACGGTGAAGGTGCCCGCCGGGTCGTCCTCGATCACCAGGAGGGTGAGGTCGGCGCCATGGGAGGCCTCCGCAGCGGCGTCGGCACGTTGCTGCGGTACGGGTACGGGCATCGGTTCGGGTTTCCTTCCCTCCCCCCGAGGGCGCGGCGGGACGACGATCGACGACCCGCCAGACGGGGACGATAGCGGGCCGCGGCGGGGGAACGGAATGGCGTTCCGCGATCGGCCTCTGGCATATGCACAGCCATAAGCCGCGTCAGGTCACGGATCCGGCGAGATGTGCCGGGGTGGGGGCGGGGGTCCGGGCATGACAAAGGTCACGCGGGGTGGTGGGCGGCGGGTGGTGCGGGTCACTCCGTGGGGGTGCGGGGTGCTCTGCGGGGTGCCGTGGGGTGTTCGGCGAGGGTCCCGGGGGGCGTCCGGGGAACGCTTTGTCCTCAATCGCCGGACGGGCTTGATTTAGCCGGGTCGGCAGGATTTGCCGGGAGGGCTTGTCCTGCCGGGCAGGCCTGAGCTCCGGCTACTTGTCCGGGCGTACGACGCCGAGTATCTGCATCGAGCCCGCGCCCGCCAGGGTGACGTTGCGGCCGGGGCGGGGAGCGTGGACGATCGCGCCGTCGCCGATGTACATGCCCACGTGACTGGCGTCACCGTGGTAGATGATCAGGTCGCCGGGGCGCATGTCCTTGATGGCGATGTGCGGCAGCAGCCGCCACTGCTCCTGCGAAGTGCGGGGGATCGGCCGACCCGCCGACAGCCAGGCCTGGGACGTGAGCCCCGAGCAGTCGTACGACTTGGGGCCCTCGGCGCCCCAGACGTACGGCTTGCCGATCTGCGCGGTCGCGAAGGCCACCGCCTTCTTGCCGCTCGCGCTCGCCTTGCGGTTGATGTCCTTCAGGGCGCCGGAGCTGAGCCAGGCCGTCTGCAGCTTGTACTCGGCCGCCTGCTCCAGCTTGAGCAGGCGGGCCCGCTCCTCCTTCTTCAGCCGCGACTCCAGCTTCTTCGCCGCGGCGATCTGCGCGTTGA from Streptomyces sp. NBC_01591 includes:
- a CDS encoding PP2C family protein-serine/threonine phosphatase, which gives rise to MPVPVPQQRADAAAEASHGADLTLLVIEDDPAGTFTVPELPASAGTRVRLRTARNLTEAGRLLTDDVDCILLDLALPVGSETRASGAGDAEGADRLATLKHVLRIAPRHAVLALTAEDDTELAAAAVRVGAQDYLFRDELDGRLLSRAIRYAVERKRADVAQHQLTESTLRAQENARLERGLLPTPLLDGSDLRFAARYRPGRSRALLGGDFYDTVRTPDGTVHVMIGDVCGHGPDEAALGVELRIAWRALTLAGLCGDELLSTLQQVLEHERESEEIFATLCTVDIAPDGRRAGLCLAGHPAPLIARHGRAAHLLPHEDGGPALGLLPRNALPQALRAGDTPWPRRQVDLGGTWSLMMYTDGLIEGRVGPTGTQRLGQDGMVAMINQQLAEGLTGEDLLEAAVTQVRELNGGELTDDVAVLLLDRDQEHVRRRLPDGDRGRSIPRPRPGSASPTAPVGAANPADAQRPPL